The following are encoded in a window of Ricinus communis isolate WT05 ecotype wild-type chromosome 4, ASM1957865v1, whole genome shotgun sequence genomic DNA:
- the LOC8259966 gene encoding uncharacterized protein LOC8259966, with translation MMNKRAIAVIVVIICVLFVWGAAGDDEAENGGEERSAVSHKLTAMFSFRAATITITLWDRARSIVNTVQAYLYPPNLDFRRSNEGREKEEGEAGEKVKEAVGESLRKSKATVEDSAKGAAKVATERLHKTKEKVSGGRDGNEL, from the exons ATGATGAATAAGCGTGCAATTGCTGtaatagtagtaataataTGCGTCTTATTTGTTTGGGGTGCTGCGGGAGATGATGAAGCAGAAAATGGGGGTGAAGAGAGATCAGCTGTTTCACACAAGTTAACAGCAATGTTTTCTTTCCGTGCTGCAACTATAACTATAACACTTTGGGACAGAGCCAGAAGCATCGTCAATACAGTCCAAGCCTACTTATATCCTCCAAATCTCGA TTTTAGAAGAAGTAATGAGGGGAGAGAGAAGGAGGAGGGAGAAGCTGGAGAGAAAGTGAAAGAGGCGGTGGGGGAGAGTTTGAGGAAGAGCAAAGCAACAGTGGAAGACAGTGCCAAAGGGGCTGCAAAAGTAGCAACTGAAAGGCTCCATAAAACAAAGGAGAAGGTATCGGGTGGACGAGATGGCAATGAACTATGA